The Streptomyces sp. NBC_01268 genome segment CGCCGCGCCGAGCGGAATGAGCCGTGGCGCGGCGAGCTGCACCTCGTACCAGCCGGCCTCGTCGAGCGGCCGGTCGTCGTCGAAGCGTTCGGCGAGCAGGGAGGAGCTGCGTGCCGCCGCGACGAGCGTGACCCGAAGACCCATGGCGGCGATCGTGAGGCCGGGGGCCCCGCAGGTCAAGGGGTCATTGAGGGAAGCGCGGCGGGGCCGCGCTCACTGCTGTCCGAGTGCCATCCACTTGTCCGGATTCTGCAGTGGCGTGAAACCGACCTTCTCGTACACGCCGTGCGCGTCGGCGGTGGCGAGCATGATCCGGCGCAGCCCGTACACCTCCAGGTCGTCACGGACGGCGGTGGCGAGGGCGGTGCCGAGCCCGGTGCCGCGCGCCGCGCGGTCGACGTAGACGTCGCAGAGCCAGGCGAAGGTGGCGTAGTCGGTGACGACACGGGCGTAGGCGCTCATCTCGCCCGACTCGCGGTGGTAGGCACCGTAGTTGAGCGAGGCGGCGATGGCGCGGTCCTGCTTCTCCCGAGGTCGGCCGAGGGCCCAGTAGGCGTCGGTGGAGAGCCAGTGGTGGACGCGCGCCACGTCGATCCGGGCGAGGTCGGCTGAGATCTCGTACGCCCCGTGTATGACGGGGCCGGCGGTGGCCGTCGTGTCGCTCATGAGCACAGGCTGGCAGCCCCGCCGTCCCTTGTCAGGTGAAAATGCCGGGGGCGAGCGCCGGGGCGGCGGTGCGCGCCCCGGCGCGGCCGGGGTCAGCCGAGGAGCCCGTCCACGGCGGTCCGCAGCCGCCGCACCCCCTCGGCGATCTCCGCGGGGCCCGCGACACCCGCGAAACTCAGCCGGATGTGGCCGGCGGGCGGCTCGGCACAGAAGTACGGCCGGCCGGGCGCCACCGCGACGCCGTGACGCAGGGCCGCGGGGACGAGCGCGGCCTCGGGAAGGGTGTCGGGGAGGCGGAGCCAGAGCTGGTAGCCGCCGGAGGGGACGTGCGGCAGGGCGAGTTCGGGCAGGTGGTGGGCGACGGCGCCGGCCAGGGTGTCGCGGCGGCTCTTCAGCTCGGCGGCGAGGGAGCGCAGATGGCGGCTCCAGGCCGGGGAGCCGACGAGTTCGAGGGCGGCCTCCTGGAGGGGCCGGGGGACGAAGAAGCTGTCGACGACCTGGATGGCGCGCAGCCGCTCCAGGACGGGTCCGCGGGCGGCCAGGGCGCCCACCCGCAGGCTCGCGGAGGTCGGTTTGGTCAGCGAGCAGACGTGCACGACGACGCCGTCGGGGTCGTCGGCGGCGAGCGTGGCGGGCAGCGGCCCGGCGTCCTCGTGGACGAGGCGGCGGGCGAAGTCGTCCTCGACGACGAAGGCGCCGGCCGCGCGGGCGATCCGGACGACGGCGGCGCTCCGTTCGGCGCCGAGGGCGGCACCGGTGGGGTTCTGGAAGAGCGGCTGGCAGACGAAGACGCGGGCACCGGTGGCGCGGAAGGCGGCTTCGAGCAGCTCGGGGCGTACACCGTCGGCGTCGGTGGGGACGGGGACGGGGCGCAGTCCGGCGGCGCGGGCGATGGCGAGCATGCCCGGATAGGTGGGCGATTCGACGAGGACGGGGGTGCCGGGCGGGGCGAGGGCGCGCAGGGCGGTGGTGAGGGCGGGCTGGCCGCCGGCGGTGATGAGGACCTCGGCGGCGGTGACGCCGCCGCCGATCTCGCGGGCGAACCATTCGCGCAGCTCGGGCAGCCCGTCGGTGGGCGGCCGGCCCCAGGCGCCAGGGCGGCGGCCGGCCCGGGCGAGGGCGCCGGCGAGGGCGCGCTCGGGCTGGAGCGAGGGGTGGAGGTAGCCGCCGTTGAACTCGATGACGCCGGGCTGGGGCGCGGAGAGGGTGACGAGGACGCCGGAGGCGTCGACGGACCGGGGGACGAGTTCGGTGGCGGTGTCGGCGCTGAGCGCGAGCTGCTGCCAGGAGGTGTCCCCGGCGGCGGGGGCGGCGGCGCGGGGCTCGGCCCGGTAGGCGCCGGCGCCGGGCCGGGTGACGACCAGGCCTTCGGCGGCGAGCTGGGCGAGGGCCCGGGTGACGGTGACCGGGGAGACGCGGTAGCGCTCGACGAGAGCCCGGCTCGACGGCAGCTTCTCACCTACGGAGTAGCGGTTCAGCTCCGACTTGAGGGATTTCGCCAGTTCTCCCACACTGCTACTCTCATTCATGAGAGCACAGAATAGCGCTACCCCGCCGATGACGATAGCGGTCGCGAACCCCCGGGCCGAGGCCGAGCCCGCCGCCGCCCGCCGCGGGACGCTGCTCGCCGCGCTCGGCGTGGTCTCCTTCTCGCTGACCTTCCCCTCCACCGTCTGGGGCCTGGAGAGCTTCGGCCCCTGGTCGCTGGTGGCCGTGCGTTCGGTGCTGGCCGCGGTGATCGCCGGGGCCTTCCTGCTCGTGGGCCGGGTGCCGATGCCCGAGCGGCGCCACTGGGCCGGGCTCGCGGTCGTCGCGGGGGGCGTGGTCGTCGGCTTCCCGCTGCTGACGACGCTGGCGCTGCGGACCTCCACCACCTCGCACGCCGCCGTGGTCGTCGGGCTGCTCCCGCTGACCACCGCGGCCTTCGCCGCCATCCGTACCGGCCGGCGCCCGTCCCGCACCTTCTGGGTCGCGGCCGTCGCCGGGGCCGTCGTGGTGCTGGGCTTCACGCTCCAGCAGAGCGGCGGGGCGGTGTCGCAGGGCGATCTCTACCTCTTCGGGGCGCTGCTCGTGTGCGCCGCCGGGTACACCGAGGGCGGCCGGCTCGCCCGGCTGATGCCGGGCTGGCAGGTCATCGGCTGGGCGCTGGTGCTCTGCCTGCCGCTGACCGTGGCGGGCTCGGCCGTGGCGCTGGCGCACGAGCCCGTGCACCTCACCGCCCACGGGATCGCGGGGCTCGTCTGGGTGGCCGCCGGGTCCACGTTCTTCGGGCTGTACGTCTGGTACCGGGGCATGGCCGCGATCGGCATCCCGCGCGCGAGCCAGCTCCAGCTCGCCCAGCCGCTGCTCACGCTGTTCTGGTCGGTGACCGTGCTCGGGGAGCACCTGTCGCCGGCCGCCCCGGTCGCGGCGGGCGCGGTGCTGGTCTGCATCGCGGTGACCCAGCGGGCGAAGAGCTGACCCGGCGCCGCCCCGTCCCGGCCCCGCGTGAACCCGGACCCCGGCCCCGCGCGAACCGGCCCCGCGTGACGGCGGGGGTGACCGGGGTCACAATGGCAGACAGAGGCAGACAGGCGGACATGGCCGGCCGAAGACTCTGTGCAGGGCACGCCCGGCCGCGAGGAGGTCACCCCGATGCGTGCGAACGTGGGCGACGAGTTGCTGGTGCACGGCCGGACCGTCGGTCAGCACGACCGTACGGCGAAGGTCGTCCAGGTACTGGGGGAGAACGGCACTCCCCCGTACCGCGTCAAGTACGAGGACGACGGTCACGAGGCCCTGATGTCACCGGGCCCCGACACCGTCGTACGCCACCACCCGGAGACGCGGCCCACCGACCGGTGAGCCGTCCCGGAGTCACGCCCCGCGCGGGGTGTCGTCGGCGAGGACCGCGGTGAGCGCCCCGAGCGGATCCTTGGCGACCTCCTTCGTCGCGAAGTAGGCGTGGCCGCCGACGGTCGGATGGTCCCTGCCGAGCCGCACATGGCGGACGAGCTCCTGGGGGTCCTGCCAGGCGGCGGGCTGCGCGGGGTCGCCGACCTTGTAGAGCGCCTCGCCGAGGTAGAGCCGTACGCCGGTGTCCCGGACCACGGCGTCCCACCAGGGCACCAGCTTGGCGTAGTCGGCGGGGCCGTAGCCGATGTGCCAGTAGAGCTGCGGGATCACGTAGTCGACCCAGCGCTCCTTGACCCACTTGCGGCTGTCGGCGTGCAGGTCGTCGTAGCTCGCCCCGGCCCGGGTGTCGGAGCCCAGCGGGTCGGCGGAGGCGTTGCGCCAGACGCCGAAGGGGCTGATGCCGAAGGCGACGTGCGGTTTGAGCTCCTTCACCCGGGCGGAGGTCTCGGAGACCAGCAGGTCGACGTTGTTCCGCCGCCAGGCCGCCCGGTCGGCGAACCCGGCTCCGTACCGGCGGAAGCTGTCGTCGTCGGGGAAGTCCTCCCCGGCCACGGGATACGGGTAGAAGTAGTCGTCCCAGTGCAGCGCGTCGACGTCGTAGCGGCGTACGGCGTCGAGCATGGCGTCCTGCACGTGGCGCCGGACCTCGGGCAGGCCCGGGTCGTAGCAGAGCCCTCCCCCGTACTCGAGCGCCCACTCGGGGTGGAGCCGCACCGGGTGGTTCGGCGCCAGTCGCGTCCGGTCGGTCTGCGTGGCGACCCGGTACGGGTTGCACCAGGCGTGCAGCTCCAGACCGCGCGCGTGCGCCTCGGCGACGGCCGTGCCGAGCGGGTCCCAGCCCGGGTCGCCGCCCTGGACGCCGGTGAGGCAGCTCGCCCACGGCTCGTACGGGGAGGGCCACAGGGCGTCGGCGGAGGGCCGGACCTGGAGCATGACGGCGGTCATCCCGCGCCGCACCGCGAGGTCGAGCCGGGCGATCAGCTCGGCGCGCTGCACGGCGGCGGTCAGGCCGGTCCGGGAGGGGAAGTCACGGTTGAAGACCGTCGTGATCCACATGCCCCGGAAGCCGGCGGTTGCGCGCCGTCCGCCGCCGCGGCCTCCTCCGGCAGCCCTCGCCTCGGGTGCCGTGCCCGACGCGGTGGATCCGGCGGCCCCGGCCGCTCCGCTTCCCCCGGTCCCGAGGACGCTCAGCGCCGCCCCCGCCACGAACCCTCTTCTGCCGATCAGCGGCATTTGTCATCCCTCGCTATCGGATACGTCACAGCCCCTCGGAGAGCATGCCCGGCCCAGAACGATCGATCATCCGCTCCGTCGGGAGTAACGTCGTGGGGTCGAGGCGGACGCTCCGGAATCACACGGGCCCGCCGCCAGTAAAGAGCGAAAGGCACGAGGTGACGGACTCCATGGCCGACATTGAGCGCGTCGGAGTGGTGGGCTGCGGCCAGATGGGCGCGGGCATCGCTGAGGTGTGTGCCCGCAGCGGTCTCGAGGTGAAGGTCGCCGAGACCACCGGCGAGGCGCTGGAGATCGGCCGCACACGGCTCTACAACTCGCTGTCCAAGGCCGCCGAACGCGGCAAGATCAGCGAGGAGGAGCGGGACGCCACGCTGGCGCGGCTCAGCTTCACCACCGACCTGGGCGAGTTCGCCGACCGCGACCTCGTGATCGAGGCGGTCGTCGAGAACGAGCAGGTCAAGACCGAGATCTTCAAGGTGCTCGACCAGGTGGTGACCCGGCCGGACGCCATCCTGGCCTCCAACACCTCCTCGATCCCGCTGGTGAAGCTGGCCGTGGCGACCTCCCGCCCCGACTCGGTCATCGGCATCCACTTCTTCAACCCGGCCCCGGTGCAGAAGCTGGTCGAGCTGATCCCCGCCCTCACCACCTCCGAGGGCACGATCAGCCGGGCGCAGCTGTTCGCCGAGAAGACCCTGGGCAAGCACGCGATCCGTGCGCAGGACCGCTCGGGCTTCGTGGTGAACGCCCTGCTCGTGCCGTACCTGCTCTCCGCGATCCGGATGTTCGAGTCGGGCATCGCGAGCCGCGAGGACATCGACAACGGCATGGAGTTCGGCTGCGCCCACCCGATGGGCCCGCTGAAGCTGTCGGACCTGATCGGCCTGGACACGATCGCCTCGATCGCCGACTCGATGTACACCGAGTACAAGGAGCCGCTGTACGCGGCGCCGCCGCTGCTCCAGCGGATGGTGGACGCGGGCCGTCTCGGCCGCAAGACGGGCTCGGGCTTCTACCCGTACTCCTGACCCCCGCTCGGCGCGCACCCCGGACGGCCCGTACACCGCACAGGTACGGGCCGTCCGGCGATTCCGCGCGCGTGGTCTCAGCCGAGCCGCAGGTGGCGCAGCATCAGCAGCCCGGCGGCCATGTTGGCGGCCGGGACCTCGCCCCGGGCGATCAGCTCGGGAACGCGTTTGAGCGGGACCCAGGCGACCCGCGAGGACTCGAAGGCGTCCTGCGGGGGCCCGGTGCAGCTCGCCTCGTCCGCCCAGTAGAGGTGGTGGCGGGCGTCCGTGAGGCCGTTGGACGCCTCCACGGTGAGGAGCGGGCGCAGCGGCCCGGGGCGCCAGCCGGTCTCCTCCTCCATCTCGCGGGCGGCGGCGGCCTCGATGTCCTCGCCGTCCTCGACGACGCCGGCGGCCAGCTCCCAGCCCCAGCTGTCGGTGATGAAGCGGTGGCGCCAGATCAGCAGGGCCTCGTCGGCGTCGTTGACGACGGTCGCGGCGGCGACGGGGCGGAGCCGGATGAGGTAGTGGTCGAGGCGGCGGCCGTCGGGGAGTTCGACGTCCGCGAGGTTCACCCGGAACCAGCGGTTCTCATAGACGGGCTGTTCACTTAACTTCGTCCACTGCACGATTTTGCCACCTTCCGACTGGTCGGTGATTACTTGGTGGCAATATCGCAGCAGGGTCCGGGCCACAAGGCAAAGCACGCCCACCGAGGCAGACGCCCGGGGACCCGCTCGCGGCGGCACCTCACAGGGGCACGCGCAGGGCCCCGTCGATCAGCTCGGCCGCCTCCCGGGCGTCCCCTCCCCCACGGGCCAGCAGATGCTCGCGCACCTCACGGAGCCGGTCCCGCAGCCGCTGCGACTCCATCCCGCGGGCCCGCTCGGTCATCTCCACCGCCGTGCCCGCCGCCCGCTCGGTCTCCCCCTGCCGCAGCTCGATCTGGCACAGCATGGCGAGCCGGTGCACCCGCCCCCGGTCGTGCGCGGGCGTCTCGACGGCCGCCGCCGCGTGCTCGTGGGCCGCCGTCAGATCACCCAGACGGAGCAGGGCCTCCGCGACCTGCACGTTGACGAGGCCCGGCTGGACGTACCCGGTCTCGGCCGGCTCGGCGCCCGGGCTGATCCGCGCCGCCTCCGTCTCCGCCCGCCGGATGCAGGCGAGGGCCGCCGACCCGTCGCCGAGGTGCGCGTACGCCTTGGCCTGCATCGCCGTCAGATCGGCGGCGAGCGCGGGCGTGATGTCCCGCCCGGCCGCGCGCAGCGCCGCCTCCGCGAACGCGACCGCCTGCCGGTACTCCGCCATGAACAGCGACTGGTTGACCAGCAGTGCGATCACATAGGCGCCGAGCCCCCGGTCGCCGCTCGCCTTCGCGAGGCGCAGCGCCTGGTGGAAGTAGCGCTGGGCGAGCCCCTGGGCGTCGGAGTCGTAGGCGCAGATCCCGGCCACCGCCACCAGGCCCCCGCTGGCGCGGTGCAGCCGCCGCCCGAGGGAGTCGCTGTAGGCGCCGCGCAGCAGCGGCGCGGTCTCGGCCGTGAGGAAGCCGACGACCCGGGCGCGGGTCGCCATGCCGCCGGCCTTGCGGTACATCTGCTCGTAGTGCGCCCGGGCCGCGCTCAGCATCCGCACGTCCGCGACGGAGACCCGGGTGCGCCCGTCGCGGGAGACGTCCACGTCCTCCGGCGGGTTCTCCCACTCCCAGACCGGCATCACCGCCGGGGTGCCGGTGACCGCCTGGGCACCCAGGACGTGCGGGCGCTGCTGCTCGTCGCAGCGCCACAGGGCGGTGGCCCGCTCGACGAAGCCGGAGAGCGGGCAGCCGGCCGCGGGCAGTCCGGCGCCGGGCACGCCGAGGCCGATGTCGTCGAGTGTGACGGCGCGGTGCAGCCGGCCCGCGAGCACCTCACAGATCAGGTCGGGGACCTGGCCGCGCGGCCGCTGCCCCTTCAACCAACGGGCCACGGCGGTGTGTTCGTAGCGCAGGGCGAGACCGCGGGCCCGGCCGGCCTGGTTCACCCGGGTGGCGAGCCCGCTGTGGGACATCCCCGCCTCGTCGAGCAGGGAGTCCAGCAGGGTGTTGGGCTGGAGATGGGGAGGGGGCTGCGGCTGGGACTGCATGGGACCGCTCCGGTGGATCGGGGGCGTTTCACACGGGGTGTGAACGAAGTACTCGTTCTCCCGGTCCGTACGCACTGTCTCCGATGCGTCCGGACCGCTTGACTGAACTCCCTCGCCGCAAGGCGAGGACCGGGCCGCCGGCTCCCCCTCGAACAGTGCGGCCGCCCGGTCAGCGCCGTCCGCGCTGTTGATCTGCCCGACACTCCGTGGCAGCGCGGACGGCGCCGGCCTCCGGACCCGGCCCACTAGTGGGAGGAGGGCGCAGGCCGGGTACGGCGCAGCCCGGGTTCGGCGGGCTGCGCCGGTACCCGCACCCGGTCGTTGCGTACGACGAGCAGGGCGACGTCGTCGGTGAGCCGGCCGCGCGTGTGGCGCAGCAGCGCCGCGTGCACCCGGCGGACGAGCTCGGCCGGTGCCTCCCCGGCCGCTGCCGCGAGGGCGCGGTCCAGGGGGAAGAACCCGCCCCGGCGGTCGCGGGCCTCCTCCGCGCCGTCCGTGTGGAGGACCAGCGTCTCGCCCGGCCGCAGCCGGGTCGCGGGGTACGGCACGAGGTCGGCGGGCAGCGGGAAGGCGCCGAGCGGGGGCAGCGGCTCGCCGACGGGCACCGCCTCGACGCGGCGGCCGAGGCGGTACGGGCCGGGGTGGCCGCAGTCCAGCACGTACACCACTCCGTCGGCGCGGATCTCCAGGAGCAGCAGCGTCACGAACTCCTCGGCGGCCGGATGTTCGGGCGCCCGCCCCGCCCTGGCCGGGTGCTCCTCCCGGGCCCGCTCGCACAGGTGCCGTCCGAGCGCCCGGTCCAGGCGGCGCAGCACGCCCGCGAGTTCGGGCTCGTCGTGGGCGGCCTCGCGGAAGCTGCCGAGGACGGCGACCACCGCCCCGAGCGCGGCGAGCCCGTGGCCCCGCACGTCCCCGATGACCAGGCGCACCCCGTACGGCGTGGCCACCGCCTCGTACAGGTCACCGCCGACGACGGCACCGCGGGACGCGGACAGCTGCCCGGCCGCCACCGAGAGCCCGTCGAGGCGCGCGGGCGGCGGGCGGAGCAGCACCTGCTGCGTGGCGTCGGCGACGGCCCGCACCCGCGCCAGCTCCCGTTTGAGACCTCGCCGCGCCCCGAGCACGAGGCCGGTCCCGACGGCGAGGAACACGACGCCGTCGGCGACGCGCATCGGCATCCCGGGCTGTCGGGCCACCGGACACCCGACCTTCCAGGCGACGGCGACGAGCCCCCACACGACCGGGGCCGCCAGCGGAGCCACCCGGCGTATCCGGGAGCCTTCGGCATCCAAAGCCTTGTCACGGAACATCCACGGCCCTTCCCGAGGCCCGCCAGCGCCCGAAGACCCTGCGGCACACAGGCCCGCCCCTGTGGCCGGGTCGATTCTCGCGGGGGAAGGGGGCGCGCGGGAACCTCCGCCGGGGATCTCACCCGAAGGAGTGAGCGGCCCCGGACGGGAGTGCGGCGACGGAGGACACCCCGGACACGGGGAAGGGGTCCCGCCCCGGGTGATCACCCGGGGCGGGACCCCTTCCCTCGACGGCTCACGTCACCGCGCGCGTCACGCGCCGCGCAGCACCGCTCCCGTGTGCTCCGCCGCCAGGGCGACCGCCGCGTCGCGGGCGGCCGTGGCCTCCTCGACCGTCAGGGTGCGGTCGGGGGCGCGGAACTTCAGGGCGTACGCGAGGGACTTCTTGCCCTCGTCGATCTGGTCGCCGGTGTAGACGTCGAACAGGCGGATGGACTCCAGGAGTTCACCCGCGCCGCCGGCCAGGTAGTACTCCACCATCGCCGAGGGGACGCCCTTGTCGACGACCAGGGCGACGTCCTGGGTCGCGACCGGGAACGAGGAGATGCGCGGGGCCTTCAAGGGCCCCTCGCC includes the following:
- a CDS encoding PP2C family protein-serine/threonine phosphatase, coding for MFRDKALDAEGSRIRRVAPLAAPVVWGLVAVAWKVGCPVARQPGMPMRVADGVVFLAVGTGLVLGARRGLKRELARVRAVADATQQVLLRPPPARLDGLSVAAGQLSASRGAVVGGDLYEAVATPYGVRLVIGDVRGHGLAALGAVVAVLGSFREAAHDEPELAGVLRRLDRALGRHLCERAREEHPARAGRAPEHPAAEEFVTLLLLEIRADGVVYVLDCGHPGPYRLGRRVEAVPVGEPLPPLGAFPLPADLVPYPATRLRPGETLVLHTDGAEEARDRRGGFFPLDRALAAAAGEAPAELVRRVHAALLRHTRGRLTDDVALLVVRNDRVRVPAQPAEPGLRRTRPAPSSH
- a CDS encoding DMT family transporter, which gives rise to MRAQNSATPPMTIAVANPRAEAEPAAARRGTLLAALGVVSFSLTFPSTVWGLESFGPWSLVAVRSVLAAVIAGAFLLVGRVPMPERRHWAGLAVVAGGVVVGFPLLTTLALRTSTTSHAAVVVGLLPLTTAAFAAIRTGRRPSRTFWVAAVAGAVVVLGFTLQQSGGAVSQGDLYLFGALLVCAAGYTEGGRLARLMPGWQVIGWALVLCLPLTVAGSAVALAHEPVHLTAHGIAGLVWVAAGSTFFGLYVWYRGMAAIGIPRASQLQLAQPLLTLFWSVTVLGEHLSPAAPVAAGAVLVCIAVTQRAKS
- a CDS encoding GNAT family N-acetyltransferase, with product MSDTTATAGPVIHGAYEISADLARIDVARVHHWLSTDAYWALGRPREKQDRAIAASLNYGAYHRESGEMSAYARVVTDYATFAWLCDVYVDRAARGTGLGTALATAVRDDLEVYGLRRIMLATADAHGVYEKVGFTPLQNPDKWMALGQQ
- a CDS encoding transcriptional regulator codes for the protein MQSQPQPPPHLQPNTLLDSLLDEAGMSHSGLATRVNQAGRARGLALRYEHTAVARWLKGQRPRGQVPDLICEVLAGRLHRAVTLDDIGLGVPGAGLPAAGCPLSGFVERATALWRCDEQQRPHVLGAQAVTGTPAVMPVWEWENPPEDVDVSRDGRTRVSVADVRMLSAARAHYEQMYRKAGGMATRARVVGFLTAETAPLLRGAYSDSLGRRLHRASGGLVAVAGICAYDSDAQGLAQRYFHQALRLAKASGDRGLGAYVIALLVNQSLFMAEYRQAVAFAEAALRAAGRDITPALAADLTAMQAKAYAHLGDGSAALACIRRAETEAARISPGAEPAETGYVQPGLVNVQVAEALLRLGDLTAAHEHAAAAVETPAHDRGRVHRLAMLCQIELRQGETERAAGTAVEMTERARGMESQRLRDRLREVREHLLARGGGDAREAAELIDGALRVPL
- a CDS encoding aminotransferase-like domain-containing protein; protein product: MNESSSVGELAKSLKSELNRYSVGEKLPSSRALVERYRVSPVTVTRALAQLAAEGLVVTRPGAGAYRAEPRAAAPAAGDTSWQQLALSADTATELVPRSVDASGVLVTLSAPQPGVIEFNGGYLHPSLQPERALAGALARAGRRPGAWGRPPTDGLPELREWFAREIGGGVTAAEVLITAGGQPALTTALRALAPPGTPVLVESPTYPGMLAIARAAGLRPVPVPTDADGVRPELLEAAFRATGARVFVCQPLFQNPTGAALGAERSAAVVRIARAAGAFVVEDDFARRLVHEDAGPLPATLAADDPDGVVVHVCSLTKPTSASLRVGALAARGPVLERLRAIQVVDSFFVPRPLQEAALELVGSPAWSRHLRSLAAELKSRRDTLAGAVAHHLPELALPHVPSGGYQLWLRLPDTLPEAALVPAALRHGVAVAPGRPYFCAEPPAGHIRLSFAGVAGPAEIAEGVRRLRTAVDGLLG
- a CDS encoding DUF1918 domain-containing protein, which produces MRANVGDELLVHGRTVGQHDRTAKVVQVLGENGTPPYRVKYEDDGHEALMSPGPDTVVRHHPETRPTDR
- a CDS encoding NUDIX domain-containing protein, which gives rise to MQWTKLSEQPVYENRWFRVNLADVELPDGRRLDHYLIRLRPVAAATVVNDADEALLIWRHRFITDSWGWELAAGVVEDGEDIEAAAAREMEEETGWRPGPLRPLLTVEASNGLTDARHHLYWADEASCTGPPQDAFESSRVAWVPLKRVPELIARGEVPAANMAAGLLMLRHLRLG
- a CDS encoding glycoside hydrolase family 10 protein, with product MPLIGRRGFVAGAALSVLGTGGSGAAGAAGSTASGTAPEARAAGGGRGGGRRATAGFRGMWITTVFNRDFPSRTGLTAAVQRAELIARLDLAVRRGMTAVMLQVRPSADALWPSPYEPWASCLTGVQGGDPGWDPLGTAVAEAHARGLELHAWCNPYRVATQTDRTRLAPNHPVRLHPEWALEYGGGLCYDPGLPEVRRHVQDAMLDAVRRYDVDALHWDDYFYPYPVAGEDFPDDDSFRRYGAGFADRAAWRRNNVDLLVSETSARVKELKPHVAFGISPFGVWRNASADPLGSDTRAGASYDDLHADSRKWVKERWVDYVIPQLYWHIGYGPADYAKLVPWWDAVVRDTGVRLYLGEALYKVGDPAQPAAWQDPQELVRHVRLGRDHPTVGGHAYFATKEVAKDPLGALTAVLADDTPRGA
- a CDS encoding 3-hydroxybutyryl-CoA dehydrogenase, whose amino-acid sequence is MADIERVGVVGCGQMGAGIAEVCARSGLEVKVAETTGEALEIGRTRLYNSLSKAAERGKISEEERDATLARLSFTTDLGEFADRDLVIEAVVENEQVKTEIFKVLDQVVTRPDAILASNTSSIPLVKLAVATSRPDSVIGIHFFNPAPVQKLVELIPALTTSEGTISRAQLFAEKTLGKHAIRAQDRSGFVVNALLVPYLLSAIRMFESGIASREDIDNGMEFGCAHPMGPLKLSDLIGLDTIASIADSMYTEYKEPLYAAPPLLQRMVDAGRLGRKTGSGFYPYS